The following proteins come from a genomic window of Acetivibrio cellulolyticus CD2:
- a CDS encoding ABC transporter ATP-binding protein — protein MSIIKVDSLCRTFNYYEKEVGLVDSLKNLFYRKNLVKDAVKNISFQIEQGEVVGFLGPNGAGKTTTLKMLSGILYPSSGSAVVMGYVPWERKAEFKKSFSIVMGQKSQLWWDLPANESFNLNKHIYGLEDKAFNNIVTELSELLDVRDLLKVQVRRLSLGERMKMELIASLVHNPKVMFLDEPTIGLDIVSQKKIREFLKYYNVQNKTTIILTSHYMKDIEDLCQRSIIINSGKIVFDGELSNVNEVFSHKKIVKLRLEKLVDKAVIDAFGKIIAFEGRDVTLEVDKQELKQKFQMILEKLPVLDFNIEDVPIEEGIALLYKGGGQENERIDEV, from the coding sequence GTGTCGATCATTAAGGTGGACAGCCTTTGCAGAACATTTAACTATTATGAAAAAGAAGTAGGTTTGGTAGACTCTCTAAAAAACCTTTTCTATAGAAAAAACCTGGTAAAGGATGCTGTTAAAAATATATCTTTTCAAATAGAGCAGGGTGAAGTGGTTGGATTTTTAGGGCCTAATGGTGCCGGGAAGACCACTACCTTAAAAATGTTGTCGGGGATATTGTACCCAAGCAGCGGAAGCGCAGTTGTTATGGGCTATGTACCCTGGGAAAGAAAAGCAGAATTCAAAAAAAGCTTTTCGATTGTTATGGGGCAGAAAAGTCAGTTGTGGTGGGACTTGCCTGCAAATGAGTCATTTAATCTGAACAAGCACATTTATGGCTTGGAGGATAAGGCTTTTAACAATATAGTAACAGAACTTTCAGAGCTTCTAGATGTAAGGGATCTGCTCAAGGTACAGGTTAGAAGACTTTCACTTGGCGAAAGAATGAAAATGGAGTTGATTGCTTCTCTGGTTCATAATCCCAAAGTCATGTTTTTGGATGAACCTACCATTGGCCTTGATATAGTATCACAGAAGAAAATACGGGAATTTTTAAAATACTACAATGTACAGAATAAGACGACCATTATTCTGACAAGCCATTATATGAAGGATATTGAGGACTTATGCCAGCGTTCGATCATAATAAATTCCGGAAAAATAGTGTTTGACGGAGAACTTTCCAATGTAAACGAGGTGTTCAGCCATAAGAAGATAGTAAAGCTCAGGCTTGAAAAGTTGGTTGATAAAGCTGTGATAGACGCTTTTGGCAAAATAATTGCTTTTGAAGGTAGAGATGTTACCCTCGAAGTGGACAAGCAGGAGCTAAAGCAAAAGTTCCAAATGATTTTGGAAAAACTGCCTGTACTGGACTTTAATATTGAAGATGTACCTATTGAAGAAGGAATTGCACTACTGTATAAAGGAGGGGGACAGGAGAATGAAAGGATTGATGAAGTATAG